taattatttttttctagtttcctgatAACTCTTCCTACTGCTGACACTGAAGTTGGCTTCCATTTCCTTTGACACTCTGACATGTTAGCTTTTCCCTACATAAGAAAACTTCATTTACGTGCATTTAGCACCAGATTTTTCCTTAGTGGAAtttcttttgtctcattttcCCCACTTGCGTACAGAGTGCTCCATCTTTGCTTAgttttatttgttggttttttaaaaaaattttgtttacatttattcatttttgagagacagagaacaagcgggggagaggagagagagagggagacagaatcagaagcaggctccaggctctgagctgtcagcacagagccccatgcggggctcaaactcacaaaccacaaaatcatgacctgagccaaagtcggacgcttaaccgactgagccacccaggtgcctctttgcTCAGTTTTACTTGTATAAAATGAAATTCCTTTAAGCTCTTTTTTATGAGATACCCAAGGCTGCTGTTCTCTTTCTACCTCCCATCTTTCATATGCATGGAATGTGAAAGGAAGTACAATGTAgggcttttaaaatgcattagaTCGGTAGATCAATGTCAGGAGCTGATCCAAACATGACCTAACATATAAAGCAAAGCCAGTTATATAGGTTCTGCTACCCAGCAGTTAATTGAGATGACAATTTCTCAATATTGCTGTCTGTAATATACCAGCTGAATTTATGAAATGTATAAAgtgagagattacttaaaatgttcAAGTAAGGAGTTCTGGTCACTCTCAATCATGTGACTGAACTTCTCTGAGTTTGTTTCTTATCTATGACTAGAATAATGATACCTGGCAAAACATGACAATTAAGTgagattatataattataatatctaGTAACATAAAGTAACTTGTACATTATAAAGTGATAGGAAGATTAGTTGTTGCCATTTACAATCCTTGACTAAGTTTTTAACTATCAGGCCATTTTTTATACAGCTGTTTAGTTACAATATAACTAAGTTTTCAGgtgcacctggttggctcatttggtgggagtgtgtgactctttaatctcagggttgtgagtttgagccccacattgggtgtagagattacttaaataaaatcttaaaaaaacaactaatttttTGAACTTGTTGCTAGACTTAAAATGGAACTCGGTAGTGAGATAGATGGCAATAGGTTTATTTTAGTGTCTACTGTATGCTTTACCTATAATATTTAATCCTTATAGCACTTGCTTAAACACACTACtactttcattttgcaaatgaggctacttaacctttttttttttaagtttatttgtgagagagagtgagagagagaaagagtgcaagtgggggagaggggcagagggagaaagagagtatcccaagcaggttccacactaagACTTGATTTcaagagttgaaatcaagagttggctgcttaccagactgagccacccaagcaccccaaggcTATTCAATCTTAAACCTGCCTGAGGCTGTACATTTATAACAGATGGGGCTTGAATTTGATTAAAACACACATGTTCTTTCCCATAAGCACAGCAtgtaaatttttgtattttctccttttctattttaagtgatggaagaaaaaaacttcAGTATCAGTAGATAACCAAGACTAAGAAATTCTACTTtgtcattttaatgaaatatatattattaaaacataTGGTTAATATGGAGATAGTaaaatttatagtaaaaataataaggtATTCTGATTATATCAGAAATATAATCCACTTGTGGTTTTTTCATTATTCTGATCCAGTTAGGACTAGTGTTTAGGAACTTTAACAGCCATCTAACAATAGAGgagaaatatttatgatttgAACGGTATTAAATATCTGTATTAATATTAATctgtattaatattattatcactgtatacctaaaactaatgtaacattatgtgtcagctatactcaaataaagaaaaaagcccattgataattttttatttttgaccacCATCTATAGCTGGGTTTATAAGTGGTAACTTTTCTAAATTCCAGGAGACATGGGTTGGACAAGTATGAATATACTTTTGGAGCAATACATCAGGGTATTTGAAAGCAGGGAAGTTCAGTGTAACAATTGCTCAATCCAGTTCTAAAAATCTTGCTttccttttgaatattttgaagcTGCGTTTTGCAGACTGGATTCTTTTGActctgagaaaaggaaacaataccACAAAAGATCTTTTCCCTATTTTGTATCACATAGCATCAATGGTGTATGGTCAAGCAAGTACATGACCTATGGCTATTAAAGTATCTAGTGAAATGTTACAAGTCAACTCTTAAAGTCTCCTGTCACTTATAATGCTAATACTTAAAAATGCCATACTCAAAAGTTTTATAGAAGACTAACTTGTAGCACAGTCCAATCACGTTATTGATTTGGAAAAGGAgaccttagattttttttttaagactttactAGTTTAGttcaaaatgtaatttatttctggTATGACTTTTAGGGAGTCAGGAAAGATTGCTCTCATATGTATTAACTTAtaagagggagacaatctgacaTTTAAACAGACATACTTTGCATTATAGAAACAACTTTTCCCAGAGAGCATTTGCCTTTTTCATAGTCTAGACTAGATACCTAAGTCAACAGTTACTAAAATAATATTGTCTTCTTATCTTTATCTACAATCATGGCTACAGCATTCCATGTCACTTCTCTtactccccttccctccctatTTCACCTCGATGGCTGATTGCCAgttcctaatcttttttttttgcctgttccCATCTTCATTAGGTCTCCTTTTTATCCAAAACATACTGACTTGAAATGGAAACTTTTTCTGTAGCTTTCTCAGACTTTCAGTTTCAACTCATGTTCACTTGGGCCTGCTATGTAACCTGTATTACTTACACTGTGgtttccccccactcccctgacTAAAAAGAATGGAGTTACTGCCTTTGTGGTTACTGAGTGGTGAGATTATTTTGGGCTATGAGGGCTGGGGGCAAGGTTaggttggggagggaggtgaaATAAATTTCACAGCTGAAACTAATCTTTGGTTTTTAAGTCTCGTAAGCACTGCAATCTAGTTTTCATTAGGAATAGAATTAATGTGTGTACCCAACATATCGGGTTGTTAATTATTTGAAACAACtcagaaaaaaacacatcaatgATTTAGGAGggatagcatttctttttattcttggttccatattttaaaaattacattgtcTGCATTTTGAATTAAGTGAAAGGGTTGAGAAAGCTCACTTTATCTGCCttataactgtaaaaaaaaaaaacaagccaactTTCAGTTTGCAAGTTTCAGATATGATAATAGTCCTGAAATCACCATGGTTGAAAACAATTCTGCCAGATTATGgataaagaggaaaggaaaaactaTGACTATTAGAAAGCAgcaatatttattagaaataacaGGCAACCTTGGGAAGTTATTGGCTATGAGTTTTAAAACCACAGAACTTTGGATATAAAAGGAAGGAGTGTTGCATGGCTAACAGACAAGGTGAAGAAAAGCTGTTATCAATGCAGAGTAGCAAGTCAACCCATTCACTGAGCAAACTAAAAGGTCCAACagccatttattttaatgaagttaaaGATTCCCCCTTTCTTAAAACATTCCAGGAATAGAGTGGGGGAAGATGGGCTAACATCATCTTTATCAAATATCTGCAAAGGTTACAAAGATAGCTGGGAAAGCCTCTGCATGGAGAATGGAAGAGGTATCACAGAACTGAATAACTGATCCTTAGAATATTTAGATCTTGAATTAGGTTAGATCTTGACCTGCTTCTAGCCAGTTGATCTCTTTAAATATGCAGGGCTGTGCAATAAGTTTTTGATTCTTCTATAATGTTCTTCTTGCATTCTTCTGGATATGACATACACTTGGTTTCTTTAAAGATCACTGCTTTTCCTTTGAATAAGCCAATAGGAATAAGGGagacaaaaagggaaataataaatgttcagaCAGCGTGATTTTAAGGTTTTGATGCATAACTTCAAGACATTTTCACAGAGCATATTGCTCTCAAGTTAGGGTTAAAGTGATCCATGTGGATAATGCAGAAGATGACATTCTTccagggaaaaataagataccaGGCATCTTCCTTCAGGCACTGAGATTACAGCCATCCAATAgatggggatgggcagaaagaggagacttCAACAGCCGCAAATATTCTTTGATAGCTAATTTTTGGCAAGTCTGGCAATGAGATCTTTCCATTCCCCCCTTTTCTTTGTGATGTATGTAGGAGTGAGTAGCTGCAGTAGTGATTCTGGCTGTTGCCTAAAGAAGTTCTGACACAAGGCCTCAGTGTTACATATCACATACATCCCACAGTCATAGCTGTTTTGTTGAGCAGGGGCTCTCTCTTCCACAAAGGCTAGTTTGTCTCCTTTTCTGCCCAAGAAAGCCTCCAGTTTCTCTGCTACCTGCTTTGCATGGACTGAGTTGCTTCTGCTATGGGAATCATAATGAAGAAAGCTATTTTTATCTTGGACATAAACCAACAAACTCCAATGGGTTCCCCCAGCTGCCTCATTGGAATTATCATTGATGGCTAAAAATACAACTCTCTTGTTGGGGAGGTCTAGGGGTTCAAGGAACATGGCAATCTCTGCTTGGTTGCTAGTGCACTTGATGAACTGGGTAACTTCGGGACTGATGAAGCAGACATGGTCAGAGCAGTCATGAAACTGACTGTTGGCAAAGTACTCAAAGGCAAATCCAATAATATGGTCATTGAGCCAGCTTGGAGGATCCAACAGCGAGACATCTGATTGCCGCAGTAGACTGTCCATGTAACTCAAAACTACAGGGTCCATCTTGTCCTGACCAGGGCTGATCAGAAATTCCAGTAGctgaaggagaggcagaagatAAAATTTACTGCTGAATATGATACCTTGCTGTAAAATCGGGATCATAAATAGTAGCTACTCTTacaggtttttttaaagattaaatacaATTGTAAAGTTTTTAGCAATAATGCCTGCCTGAGAGTAAACATTCAACAAACTCTATCTTCTGGATTGTGTGTtaacaattaattaaaatgaaaactttggaaaattttcatgCTGAAACAGTAAGCATGaatttttatcttcctctttaAATGCAGAGATTGGTTAAAATTATAACAGACATTTATCAAACTTCCTAGCATTAACCCTATATTTGGTCCTTTAATGAATATGCATGATAACAATGGcaagttatttttacattaaagtgAATTTTCAAAGAGTCTGAAGAAAAATGTTGCTTATTAACAAGGGAAATAGTTTccatttcaacatttatttttgagataagataaaaatattgctTCCTCATTCCATAATGGAAAGTGACAGTGATTAGAGCTGTAGTTAAAAGgaactacaggggtgcctggatggctcagtcggttaagcgtctaactttggctcaggtcatgatctcatagttcatgggtttgagccctgcgtcggaccctgcactaagagctcagagcctggagcctgcttcaggttctgtgtctccctctctctgtctgccctttccctgcttatgctttctgtctctttcaaaaataaataaataaacttgaaaaaaagataaatgaaagaacatttcaagaacagaaaatcatgagttttacaaatgaaaatcatTCCTGATTCTGCTCGGTTTTGAGTATGAGTGATCTAGTTTTCCTCATCCATTTCTCATCTTTAACTTCAAGGGGTAAGATAAAGATTATGTAATGTTTATAAGTTAGAAATTTTTATCACTGAAAGGTAGTTAGGCACAGGAATCAGAAGACCTGGATCTAGCCCTAGTTTTATcacaaaatttaaatgattttgtcTTTGCTTTGTTGTCTGTAAAAAGGGCATATATCTGCTTACATGCCTCAGTGAGTTGCAGAAAGGCCAAATAATTTTACTTGAAGttattaaaagaacataaaatgttGTTCCAATagcatttatattattaattaaatggTATTAGTAAGATGATCAGAACATCTACATAGCGCTCCACACCAGTGAAAGCAAATGAAGTTTGGAAGCAAATATCTCTTCATATTATCTTTTGCAAACAAAAGCATGACTTAGAGTACAGCAACACAAAGTATATGATAAGATTAATATGCTCATGATCACCGAAGGTAAGGTGCTAACAAAGACAAGAAGTCTGATAAATGTGCAAGATAACATAATATTTAAGCCAGAGAGAGTTAACTGCTGTGCATTGACCTGACAGCATTACAACATCACTAAAAATCCAAAGCAATAAAAGGTCACATGCAGACTGAGAGTATAAAACAAAGCATATTATAATAATATCATTTCTGTGAAAGACTGGGCTAGAATAATCAATTAATTCTAGCCATTAATAATCAATTCTGGCCATCAGACCAGGTATTTTACCATTTGATTACactactaaaataataaaattttgtggCACAGACATTTTTCTGTAATCAAAAGTCTGAAAAAcctgtaagaaaaaataaatataccccTCAAGAAAAAAGACCCTAAAGTAAGTGAGGTAATTAAGAAGCACCAAAGATGGTTTTATGTgcatatagtatataataatcTGAACTATTTCAGAAACAATATAGGGCTGTTTatgagaaatatatgtatatacacatacatattaatataaatatacaacatAAGATcgaatgaaaatatcttttttttttttttaacgtttatttatttttgagacagagagagagagacagagcatgaacgggggagggtcagagagagggagacacagaatccgaaacaggctccaggctccgagctgtcagcacagagcccgacgcggggcttgaactcacggaccgtgagatcatgacctgagctgaagtcggccgcacaaccgactgagccacccaggcgcccccgaatgaaaatatcttaagattttcttttctttaaaaaaaggtttttttaaaatgtttatttttgagagacagagtgcaagtgggggaggggcagagagaggagacacagaatccaaagcagggtccaggctctgagctgtcaacacacagccagatgcagggctcaaacccatgaaccataagatcatgccctgagctgaagttggatgtttaaccgactgagccacccaggtgccccaaatcttaaGATTTTCTTGAGAAAAGAGAATAACTTCAGGAGAGACATAAACTAGAGACTGGAACAAAGTTTAACGAGGCATAGAGCACATTTGCTATGGGTGGGCCACAAATTTGGCTCTAAGATTTTTGGCAGCTAACCAGAGACTATAAAGTTAAACATTCACAATGTCCGTaaggtaaaaataaagcaattgctCAGGAGAGGTAAAAGCATTCTTTGTATTAAGGTtaggcaggtttttttttcaagcaatttTCATAAAAGACAAGGTGTATCATAATGAATAATGTCCCTCAATATTCTTATGATAGATGAAGTTGTTTCTTATAACGATCCTTCATATCCAGTCTGATGGCAAATGAATTAACAGCAGTCTAGTAAAAACAAGTCTATGGAGGCTAGGTTCTCAGCTTGCTGCTGATGTGACTTAAGagtaaattaatatgaaaatggAATGACTGCTTGTGCATCAAGCAAAGCTCCCCCAATCTCTTCCCCCTGCTCTCAATGAATACTATGTAGTGGTGAGTACCAGATTTTACTGCCTGGCAAATACCTGGAGACCTACTCTCTACACTGAAATCAGACCCACATATTAATAGCCAACCCAACAAGGGATAGAAGCCTACAAGGAGAAGAGTTCCTGAAAAGACAGGCATCTCACCTTGGAAGGAGTGACATAAGTGGCCAAGATTTCCTTCAGaatatatagttcttttttttttaagggcttaaatttttttttttaaggtttattatttatttttgagagagacagaaacagcacaagtggaggaggggcagagagagagggagacacggcatctgaagcaggctccaggctctgaggtgtcagcacagagcccaacacggggcttgaacccacaaactgtaagatcatgacctgagctgaagtcggacgcttagccgactgagccacccaggcaccctcagaaaATGGTTTTAGTGTTCtgtttgattttgaaaatatccAACATCCAGACAATGGGTCAGTCAAGGATCTAGGTCTATTCCACCCAGCATGGTAGCAATAGTTTAACCCCAACAATTCTAAAGCAAATGGAACCAAAGGAGCCTTTGGCCAAAGCATTGTTAGCGAAGAAAAACTCTAAACTTAGCATCTGAAGACTTGAATTTTAGACTCAATTCTGTTACTCATTGGCCGTATGATCATAAATAAACTACTCAATTTCTTTAAGCCTCAGTATCCTCTTCTGTAAAGTGAGAATATTAATACATGACCTTTATCCTGGAGTATTTGtcaatataaaatgaagaaacattggtaactaatattttaaaaaatataacataaagtAGTATTTCCAGACATCATTGTGTCTCAAGGAAATTTATATCCCAATAACTGATAACTGTGATgtatttcatttaacaaatgtttactgagtgtttCCTTTGTGCTAGGGGTTGAAAATACAGAATGGGAATGAAATAGTCATAGTTCCTACCCTGACTGAGCATAAGCCTATTATGTTATAATGAATACATAGTGAATATACAATTCTTTTTACTCAATAAGCACCTACTGAGTACCTAATAGCTGTTGTGGGAGATACCAAGATGTATAAGATGGCTTATAGTCAATAAGATCAGAAACCCACAAGGggcagaaataaaatgtatgggAATTCAGAAGAGTGAACAATCACCTCTGgctaagaaagggaaggagacttGAGATCAGGAAAGACTTCCAGGAAAAAGTGGCATAAAAGCTGGCTCTTGAAAGGCATATAGAATTAGATGCATGGAGAAAGGCATTAAGAAGGTAAGAGAGGCAAGGGAAGTGCCCCTAGAGGCTCATTCCAGTCTGGCTGGAATGAAGTAGGAATAGGGGTACAGATGAAGGTCAGAGGCAATTATTAGAAGCTAAATGGTAACAGACTGAAGTCCAGGTGAAAGAATTTGGAATTTATACTGAGGAAATGGGAATCCATTAATGGCAAGGCTGGTGCTTTAGGAAGTTTAATAATTCAGCCATAGTACATAGGATTAATTGGTAGGGAGAGCAACTGGAGGAAGAGATCAAGTAGATTTTTATTGAAAGTGAAAGTAGGAGGAAATGGCCTAAATCAGGGGAAATGGTAGAAATGGGGAGGCAAGGAGGAAAGGTATTGTAGACAGAGACTCAATAAGTGATTAGAGAACAGTTGGGTAAAAGAGAATCATTAGGAAATTGTCTGTGGGTTTTAGTTAGGGTGACCATAAAGGATGACGATCCCATTACTaatggggtgggggaaaaggagacagaaggggaTCCAGCAAAAGAACCAAGAACCATCTAGAACTCTCCTAGGGATATTTCCTTTCTATACAGGGAGTACTGTGCTTGGCACATCTGaggtacaataaatatttgccagatgaatgaaacatttcaaaaaaggaatcagaaaataTAGATTAGgggtaaaaagagaaataagtccTCTTAAGACGTTTGCATTGTTTGTAACATCCCCctttctgctttggttttgtgttttgtcttttctcctcttcacTTAATAGTAAACTCCTTCAGAAATAAGAAGACCTATGTACTTGGCCTTGGTGGATGGTAAGGAAGACTGAAGAGTGAACTGGGGAGACAATAACCTCCTCATAGTTGTATTTGTAAAGttctacaaaatatattttagttctaCATTTTGGGGCTAGGAGGCTTTGGGTCCAGGCTCTACTTTGCCACTTGCCTATCTGTGTGAatctgggcaagttatttattctctttctgggcctcattttcctcatctgtaaaatgaggtaataATAACACCTGCCTCATAGACtgttacacaaaataaaaacataagtgaAAACACTCAGCATGTCATCTGACATATATAGCGGACTCAAAAAGAGTTGTCTTCCCTGCTCCCTATATTTAGGGTGGTAATAATGGGCCTTAGAGATTTCTTGAAAATAAAGCACATCTGTCTTTTTTATAAGGCCACAAAGTCATCAAAGATAGATTTAGCTAGGGCATGACTCTGCTCTGTGCTTTACCTTTGGCAGAAGAAGGGTGAATGCTAACTCCAGAGAAAATTGTTCTCTCGACCTGAGTGGAGCAATGATGTTAATTGTGTATTGTCAGTATACACAAACCCTGCAGTAACAGTTTGTAACATCTTCCGACTTCTGTAGCTAAATGAAGCTAATATTGAATTCATAGTATAGAACAATTCCTAAACGAAGGCTTAATTTTAGCAAAAGGAAGAGACTACTTTTTCATCTTAATCTTGAAATCCTTAAAATGTATATTACTGGAATATTTGTTGTAAAAAACAACAAGGTAATTAcataaaaggtaataaaaactACCTTAAAGGGAAAATTTACAATTCAATGGAAGCCAATCTGATACAAGTAAGGGAAGAAGCTGCTGGTTCAGTAGAAAACCAATAGGTTGGGAGTCAGTTTCAATGAACTGTGTTCTAAAAGAGTGCTGTCCAATAGTACTTTTGATGATAATGGAAATGTTCCTTATTGGCAATGTCCAATACAGTAGTCACTTgctacatgtggctactgagcacttgaaatgtggctcatAAGGCTGTGgaactgaatatttaatttttaattaaacttaaatCTAAATATCTACATGTGGCTATTGGCTACTATTTTGGACAGTACACTTCCACAGATTTCAAAGgtatttcttgaaagaaaaaaaataagattatatgGTTAAATAAGTTAGGGAAATGCTTCATCCTAAAAGTCCTCATTGGAGGTTCATAATGCACACAATCAAATTAGAGGCTAGAAGTTTTGTAATAAGGAAATGTAACTTTTCTtggtcttattttttcccccaaactcatTTGACCatgagacactttttttttccttttaaacagaaTATCTATTAACACCTTATTGGCTGTGCAGTGAAGTTTGGGACGTGCTTGCTGAGTTACTTAATAAATGGCAGTGAGGCAACATGTTAatcatttgataaaaaaaaaaaaaaaaaaga
The sequence above is a segment of the Panthera leo isolate Ple1 chromosome B3, P.leo_Ple1_pat1.1, whole genome shotgun sequence genome. Coding sequences within it:
- the SENP8 gene encoding sentrin-specific protease 8; protein product: MDPVVLSYMDSLLRQSDVSLLDPPSWLNDHIIGFAFEYFANSQFHDCSDHVCFISPEVTQFIKCTSNQAEIAMFLEPLDLPNKRVVFLAINDNSNEAAGGTHWSLLVYVQDKNSFLHYDSHSRSNSVHAKQVAEKLEAFLGRKGDKLAFVEERAPAQQNSYDCGMYVICNTEALCQNFFRQQPESLLQLLTPTYITKKRGEWKDLIARLAKN